From Streptomyces sp. Edi4, one genomic window encodes:
- a CDS encoding sugar ABC transporter substrate-binding protein — protein sequence MTISRRTLLGTGAALGLLTACGSNTGRDQGSSPGGGVTLSQWYHQYGEPGTEAAVRRYAAAYGKAKVTVQWRPGNYDQQTAAALLTDSGPDVFEVNGPTLDQIRGGQVTDLSALLDGVRDDFNPAVLAPKTYDGRVWGIPQVIDTQFLYYRKSLLAAAGVQPPATLDQLVDAAKALTRNKVKGLFLGNDGGAGVLGGTPLYSAGLSLVTDDGRPGFDDPAAARTLGKLRQLYADKSLLLGAPSDWSDPAAFTQGLTAMQWSGLWALPAVRQALGDDFGVLPFPKDGPAGKPSVPVGAYAAAVSARSKHQAEAKAYVKWLWVERADHQEDFALSYGFHIPARLSLAKKAAKLREGAAADVVTFVTDHGYAQPLLWTPTLQSAYQDALNRIIKDGASPDSELKSVIRQTNDELQRMKKH from the coding sequence ATGACGATCAGCCGCCGGACACTGCTCGGCACCGGGGCCGCACTCGGCCTGCTCACCGCCTGCGGCTCCAACACAGGCCGCGACCAGGGCAGTTCGCCGGGCGGGGGTGTCACGCTCAGCCAGTGGTACCACCAGTACGGCGAGCCCGGCACCGAGGCCGCCGTGCGCCGCTACGCGGCCGCCTACGGCAAGGCGAAGGTCACCGTGCAGTGGCGCCCCGGCAATTACGACCAGCAGACCGCCGCCGCCCTGCTCACCGACTCCGGTCCGGACGTCTTCGAGGTCAACGGGCCGACCCTGGACCAGATCAGGGGCGGCCAGGTCACCGATCTGAGCGCGCTGCTCGATGGCGTGCGCGACGACTTCAACCCGGCCGTGCTCGCGCCCAAGACGTACGACGGCAGAGTCTGGGGCATCCCCCAGGTGATCGACACACAGTTCCTCTACTACCGCAAGAGCCTGCTGGCCGCCGCAGGCGTCCAGCCGCCGGCCACCCTCGACCAACTCGTGGACGCCGCCAAGGCGTTGACGCGGAACAAGGTCAAGGGTCTTTTCCTCGGCAACGACGGCGGGGCGGGCGTGCTTGGCGGTACGCCGCTGTACTCGGCGGGCCTCAGCCTGGTCACCGACGACGGCCGGCCCGGCTTCGACGACCCGGCGGCGGCCCGTACGCTCGGCAAGCTGCGCCAGCTGTACGCCGACAAGTCGCTGCTGCTCGGCGCGCCGTCCGACTGGTCGGACCCGGCCGCCTTCACCCAGGGGCTCACCGCGATGCAGTGGTCGGGCCTGTGGGCGCTGCCGGCCGTGCGCCAGGCGCTCGGGGACGACTTCGGGGTGCTGCCGTTCCCCAAGGACGGCCCGGCCGGCAAACCGTCGGTGCCGGTGGGCGCGTACGCCGCCGCGGTGTCGGCCCGCTCGAAGCACCAGGCCGAGGCGAAGGCGTATGTGAAGTGGCTGTGGGTCGAACGCGCCGACCATCAGGAGGACTTCGCGCTGAGCTACGGTTTCCACATTCCCGCGCGGCTCTCGCTCGCCAAGAAGGCGGCCAAGCTGCGCGAGGGGGCCGCCGCCGACGTCGTCACATTCGTGACCGATCACGGCTACGCGCAGCCGCTGCTGTGGACGCCGACGCTCCAGAGCGCCTACCAGGACGCGCTGAACCGGATCATCAAGGACGGGGCGAGCCCTGACAGTGAGCTGAAATCTGTCATCCGTCAAACCAATGACGAACTTCAGCGGATGAAGAAGCACTGA
- a CDS encoding carbohydrate ABC transporter permease produces the protein MRTPVKGGGRPEDALVRAGRALRAVVLVALALLFLLPFYLLVRNGLAAEQDITSPGWTFFPSTLHWSNVRELFDDPAVPMARSLLNSALIAVATSLGTLLLASLAGYGLARIPYRFAGQVFYAVIGTLMVPAAVTFVPSFVLVSSLGWVSSLRGLIVPTLFSGFACFVFRQFFTGFPRELEDAARVDGLGYWRTYWRIVVPNARPVFAAVGTIVFIGAWNSFLWPLVIGQDRQAWTVQVALSTFTTAQVVHLHELFVAAAVSIVPLVVVFLLLQRYIVAGVERSGIDD, from the coding sequence GTGAGGACTCCGGTCAAGGGGGGCGGGCGCCCCGAGGACGCCCTGGTGCGGGCGGGGCGCGCGCTGCGCGCGGTGGTCCTGGTGGCGCTCGCGCTGCTCTTTTTGCTCCCCTTCTATCTGCTGGTGCGCAACGGTCTGGCGGCCGAGCAGGACATCACCTCGCCCGGGTGGACGTTCTTCCCCTCCACGCTGCACTGGTCGAACGTGCGGGAGCTCTTCGACGATCCGGCGGTGCCGATGGCGCGCTCGCTGCTCAACTCGGCGCTGATCGCGGTGGCGACGTCGCTCGGCACGCTGCTGCTGGCCTCCCTGGCGGGGTACGGGCTCGCGCGCATCCCGTACCGGTTCGCGGGCCAGGTCTTCTACGCGGTGATCGGCACGCTGATGGTTCCGGCGGCGGTCACGTTCGTACCAAGTTTCGTTCTTGTTTCGTCGCTCGGATGGGTGTCGAGCTTGCGCGGTCTGATCGTCCCCACCCTGTTCTCGGGGTTCGCGTGCTTCGTCTTCCGCCAGTTCTTCACGGGATTTCCACGTGAGTTGGAGGACGCGGCGCGCGTGGACGGTCTTGGCTATTGGCGGACGTACTGGCGGATCGTCGTGCCCAATGCGCGTCCGGTGTTCGCGGCCGTCGGCACCATTGTGTTCATCGGTGCCTGGAATTCCTTTCTGTGGCCGCTGGTCATCGGGCAGGACCGGCAGGCGTGGACGGTGCAGGTGGCCCTGTCGACCTTCACGACCGCCCAAGTGGTCCATCTGCACGAGCTGTTCGTGGCGGCGGCCGTCTCCATCGTCCCGCTGGTCGTGGTCTTCCTGCTGCTCCAGCGCTACATCGTGGCGGGCGTGGAGCGTTCGGGGATCGACGACTGA
- a CDS encoding sugar ABC transporter permease, producing the protein MRHSATRPSPARRRSGDTLWFWIFVGPFAAGLALFTYVPLLWSVYLSFFDAHNTVSPTDFVGLDNYAAMLRDDAFTSSLATFAVFSLFIVPATYALALGLALMVNRIRRFQAFFRSVFFLPAACSYVVAALIWKMSIFSGVRFGLANTVLGWFGADQTAWLSTTHPPWYWLVIVTVRLWLQAGFYMILFLAGLQRVSPRLYEAAAVDGARPGWQVFRHITFPQLRTTSVAVVLLLVINAFQAFDEFYNLLSDARGYPPYARPPLVYLYYTALGQGQNLGMGSAGAVILALIIAVVTVFQARWFGLGRKETDA; encoded by the coding sequence ATGCGACACTCTGCGACGCGCCCCTCCCCCGCGCGCCGCCGCTCCGGCGACACCCTCTGGTTCTGGATCTTCGTCGGCCCCTTCGCCGCCGGTCTGGCCCTGTTCACCTACGTCCCGCTCCTGTGGAGCGTCTACCTCAGCTTCTTCGACGCCCACAACACCGTCTCGCCGACCGACTTCGTGGGCCTGGACAACTACGCCGCGATGCTGCGCGACGACGCGTTCACCTCCAGCCTCGCCACCTTCGCGGTGTTCTCGCTCTTCATCGTGCCGGCGACCTACGCCCTCGCGCTGGGGCTCGCGCTGATGGTGAACCGGATCCGCCGCTTCCAGGCGTTCTTCCGCTCGGTCTTCTTCCTGCCCGCCGCCTGTTCGTATGTGGTGGCCGCCCTGATCTGGAAGATGTCGATCTTCAGCGGGGTACGGTTCGGCCTGGCGAACACGGTGCTCGGCTGGTTCGGCGCCGATCAGACCGCCTGGCTCTCCACGACGCATCCGCCCTGGTACTGGCTGGTCATCGTGACGGTACGGCTGTGGCTCCAGGCCGGGTTCTACATGATCCTCTTCCTCGCGGGGCTCCAGCGCGTCAGCCCGCGCCTGTACGAGGCGGCCGCCGTGGACGGCGCGCGGCCGGGCTGGCAGGTGTTCAGGCACATCACCTTCCCGCAGCTGCGCACCACCTCCGTCGCGGTGGTCCTGCTCCTGGTGATCAACGCCTTCCAGGCCTTCGACGAGTTCTACAACCTGCTCTCCGACGCGCGCGGCTATCCGCCCTATGCCCGCCCGCCGCTGGTCTACCTCTACTACACGGCGCTCGGCCAGGGCCAGAACCTGGGGATGGGCAGCGCGGGCGCGGTGATCCTCGCCCTGATCATCGCGGTCGTGACGGTGTTCCAGGCGCGGTGGTTCGGCCTGGGCAGGAAGGAGACGGACGCGTGA
- a CDS encoding APC family permease yields the protein MSKAVAQGAAPGQRPRAGDRHRLTATQGLAALALDALASVAYGPEAIVLVLAAAGGHGLGFTLPVTLAIAALLAVLVASYRQVIAAFPDGGGSYAVARRHLGARASLVAAACLILDYVLNAAVSVTAGVAALTSAFPCLYGDRLVLCLAALALVTAVNLRGVVESAKLFVVPSAVFVAAIGAIVVVGLFRAAPASTYTADGHTSVLAGDATGVGALLLLKAFASGCSALTGVEAVANAVPSFRAPATRRAQRTEVALGALLGAMLIGLAVLIGRFHLQPAEGVTVLAQLADASLGHTWAFYVVQFATVVLLALAANTSFGGLPLLMSLLARDHYLPHVFALKADRQVHRHGVLALAAVSAVLLVFSGGDTNTLVPLFAIGVFVGFTICQSGMVVHWCREGVPGRSRKVLLNGFGAALTGVAAVVVTATKFTDGAWLIVVALPLLVLVLEAVHRAYGRIAERLDLGRVPEPPCRDRSLVIVPVSHLSRLTREALNAAVSLGDEVRAVTVSHLDEEDRPQAEALRRDWERWSPGVELVELACEHRGLGRPVAAYVRRVHTYHPRTRVTVLIPEVEPAHIWQRVLQNQRGAVLAHAVRRDTDAVICRLRLRLGTPPARREA from the coding sequence ATGTCGAAGGCCGTCGCCCAGGGCGCGGCCCCCGGACAGCGCCCCCGTGCGGGCGACCGGCACCGGCTCACCGCCACGCAGGGGCTCGCCGCGCTCGCCCTGGACGCGCTGGCGTCGGTGGCGTACGGGCCCGAGGCCATCGTCCTGGTCCTGGCCGCCGCCGGCGGACACGGGCTCGGTTTCACGCTGCCCGTGACGCTCGCCATCGCCGCGCTGCTCGCGGTGCTCGTCGCCTCCTACCGGCAGGTCATCGCGGCCTTCCCGGACGGCGGGGGCTCCTACGCGGTGGCCCGCAGGCACCTGGGGGCCCGCGCGAGCCTGGTCGCGGCGGCCTGCCTGATCCTGGACTACGTCCTGAACGCGGCGGTCTCCGTCACGGCCGGGGTCGCCGCCCTGACGTCGGCGTTCCCTTGCCTGTACGGCGACCGGCTCGTGCTGTGCCTGGCCGCCCTGGCGCTGGTCACCGCCGTCAATCTGCGGGGCGTGGTGGAGTCGGCGAAACTGTTCGTCGTGCCGAGCGCCGTCTTCGTCGCCGCGATCGGGGCGATCGTGGTGGTGGGCCTGTTCCGGGCGGCGCCCGCGTCCACGTACACCGCCGACGGCCACACCTCCGTCCTCGCGGGCGACGCGACCGGGGTCGGCGCGCTGCTGCTGCTCAAAGCCTTCGCGTCGGGCTGTTCCGCGCTGACGGGCGTGGAGGCCGTCGCCAACGCGGTGCCCTCCTTCCGCGCCCCCGCCACCCGGCGCGCCCAGCGCACCGAGGTGGCGCTCGGCGCACTGCTCGGGGCCATGCTGATCGGTCTTGCGGTGCTGATCGGCCGCTTCCACCTCCAGCCGGCCGAAGGCGTCACCGTCCTGGCCCAGCTCGCGGACGCCTCCCTCGGCCACACCTGGGCGTTCTACGTCGTGCAGTTCGCCACCGTCGTGCTGCTCGCGCTGGCCGCCAACACCTCCTTCGGCGGGCTGCCCCTGCTGATGTCGCTGCTGGCCCGGGACCACTATCTGCCGCACGTGTTCGCCCTCAAGGCCGACCGGCAGGTGCACCGGCACGGTGTGCTGGCGCTGGCCGCCGTCTCCGCGGTTCTCCTGGTGTTCTCCGGCGGCGACACCAACACGCTGGTCCCGCTCTTCGCCATCGGTGTCTTCGTCGGCTTCACGATCTGCCAGAGCGGCATGGTGGTCCACTGGTGCCGCGAGGGCGTACCCGGCCGGTCCCGCAAGGTCCTGCTCAACGGTTTCGGCGCGGCCCTGACCGGTGTCGCGGCGGTCGTGGTCACCGCCACCAAGTTCACCGACGGCGCCTGGCTGATCGTCGTCGCGCTGCCGCTGCTGGTGCTCGTCCTGGAGGCGGTCCACCGCGCGTACGGGCGGATCGCCGAACGCCTGGATCTGGGCCGCGTGCCCGAACCTCCGTGCCGGGACCGGTCGTTGGTGATCGTGCCGGTGTCGCACCTGTCCCGGCTGACCCGCGAGGCCCTGAACGCGGCGGTGTCGCTGGGCGATGAGGTGCGGGCGGTGACCGTCAGCCACCTCGACGAGGAGGACCGGCCCCAGGCGGAGGCGCTGCGCCGGGACTGGGAGCGGTGGAGCCCGGGCGTCGAGCTGGTCGAGCTGGCCTGCGAACACCGCGGCCTTGGCCGTCCGGTCGCCGCCTATGTGCGCCGCGTCCACACCTACCATCCGCGCACCCGTGTCACCGTCCTCATCCCGGAGGTGGAGCCCGCGCACATCTGGCAGCGGGTGCTCCAGAACCAGCGCGGCGCGGTCCTGGCGCACGCGGTGCGCAGGGACACCGACGCGGTGATCTGCCGGCTGCGCCTGCGGCTCGGAACGCCGCCCGCGCGCCGTGAGGCCTGA